A genomic window from Gymnodinialimonas ceratoperidinii includes:
- a CDS encoding ferritin-like domain-containing protein produces MTTLNDLYIEEIQDLWSANEQMSEVVSDMADKASDSKLSDRLKTAKDGIDQHSQMLKSLLQDSDAEVKKEHCKGMEGLVKEARKHALEADMSGAALDVAIIAQYQRLCHYGIAGFGTTKAFAEALGKDDAVSKLDKALDKIYGSDEFMTDLAERSRNLEAMA; encoded by the coding sequence ATGACAACGCTAAACGACCTTTATATCGAAGAGATTCAAGACCTCTGGTCCGCGAACGAGCAGATGTCCGAAGTTGTATCGGACATGGCCGACAAGGCTTCCGACAGCAAATTGTCCGACCGCCTGAAGACCGCGAAGGACGGTATCGACCAGCACAGCCAGATGCTGAAATCGCTGCTGCAAGACTCCGACGCTGAAGTGAAGAAAGAGCACTGCAAGGGCATGGAAGGTCTGGTGAAGGAAGCGCGCAAGCACGCGCTTGAGGCCGACATGAGCGGCGCCGCGCTCGATGTGGCGATCATCGCCCAGTACCAGCGCCTGTGCCACTACGGCATTGCCGGTTTCGGCACCACGAAAGCCTTCGCTGAAGCACTGGGCAAAGACGATGCCGTGAGCAAGCTGGATAAGGCGCTCGACAAGATCTACGGCTCTGACGAGTTCATGACCGATCTCGCCGAGCGCTCGCGCAACCTTGAAGCGATGGCGTAA
- a CDS encoding class I SAM-dependent methyltransferase yields the protein MGVARDHLNALYAETSDPWGFAHSTYEQGKFAATRDALSRRRYASAFELGCGNGQLARHLVGMCDSYTGMDAVETALEAARETVPTARFVQGYYPCPLPEGDYDLLILSEILYFLDPDSLTRLAKEVAASWPRAEVLCVSWLGETENPLQGAQALELFKEALPSHVFERVEATDRYCIDRALPRRRA from the coding sequence GGGGTTTCGCCCATAGCACTTACGAGCAGGGGAAGTTCGCAGCGACGCGGGACGCCCTTTCTCGGCGCCGCTACGCGAGCGCTTTCGAGCTTGGCTGCGGCAATGGTCAGTTGGCTCGCCATCTGGTCGGCATGTGCGACAGCTACACCGGCATGGACGCCGTCGAAACTGCGCTGGAGGCCGCGCGGGAGACCGTGCCCACGGCGCGTTTCGTGCAGGGCTATTACCCGTGCCCCTTGCCGGAGGGCGACTACGATCTGCTGATCCTGTCCGAGATCCTCTACTTTCTCGACCCCGATAGCCTGACGCGGCTGGCCAAAGAGGTCGCCGCCTCGTGGCCTCGCGCCGAGGTGCTCTGCGTGAGCTGGCTTGGCGAGACGGAGAACCCGCTGCAGGGCGCCCAAGCGCTTGAACTGTTCAAGGAAGCGCTACCGTCCCATGTCTTTGAGCGGGTCGAAGCAACCGATCGCTATTGCATCGACCGCGCACTTCCGAGGAGGCGCGCATGA
- a CDS encoding glycosyltransferase, producing the protein MTYQQRQDTAVIIPARDEEDRIADCLAALAGQSPARVSVVLVVNNTTDRTAERAREAAGKGGMDLTVLDCTLSDGEGVGTARRRGAEHALRHIPHLRYLMTTDADCIVASDWVDRNLAHLQRVDVVCGKVELIEAEADILQSMDREAATLEGTYRALVQDFYARHAPGSADICDTHGEAAGASLAIRREAYLDIGGFAPTICGEDRALVRAVRAAGHRVHHADDVVVRASCRLNGRAAGGMSDALKARIAGADYLIDDCLPPADWLMSHARAMTLGPWPPQVPPRLRLNVRDVPGHIAALKEFTNSGGEDPISKAPVIVAPRTSVAPEWPDDGLAEPRRPGTSGPCTHAARRACSTVTNS; encoded by the coding sequence ATGACCTACCAACAGCGACAAGATACGGCCGTCATCATCCCCGCCCGTGACGAGGAGGATCGGATCGCCGATTGCCTCGCCGCGCTCGCCGGACAAAGCCCTGCGCGTGTCAGCGTGGTGCTGGTCGTCAACAACACCACCGACCGCACGGCCGAGAGAGCGCGAGAGGCCGCCGGGAAGGGTGGGATGGACCTCACCGTGCTTGATTGCACGCTGTCAGATGGAGAGGGCGTCGGCACCGCGCGGCGGAGGGGCGCCGAGCACGCTCTGCGCCATATACCTCACCTGCGGTACCTGATGACAACCGACGCAGATTGTATCGTGGCATCGGATTGGGTGGACCGAAACCTCGCGCATCTGCAGAGGGTCGACGTGGTCTGCGGCAAGGTCGAACTGATCGAGGCCGAGGCGGATATTCTCCAGTCAATGGACCGCGAGGCCGCGACGCTGGAGGGCACCTACAGAGCGCTGGTGCAGGACTTCTACGCCCGCCACGCGCCGGGCAGTGCCGACATCTGCGACACCCACGGCGAAGCCGCCGGCGCGAGCCTCGCGATCCGGCGCGAGGCCTACCTCGACATCGGAGGGTTCGCGCCCACCATCTGCGGTGAAGACCGGGCCCTGGTCCGCGCCGTCCGCGCGGCAGGCCACAGGGTGCACCACGCAGATGACGTGGTCGTGCGGGCGTCCTGCCGTCTGAACGGGCGCGCCGCGGGCGGCATGTCCGACGCGCTCAAGGCCCGGATCGCGGGCGCGGATTACTTGATCGACGATTGCCTGCCGCCAGCCGATTGGCTGATGAGCCATGCCCGCGCGATGACGCTCGGCCCTTGGCCGCCGCAAGTGCCGCCTCGGTTGCGTCTCAACGTGCGCGATGTGCCAGGGCACATCGCTGCATTGAAAGAATTCACCAATTCGGGAGGGGAGGACCCCATCTCGAAAGCGCCGGTCATCGTGGCGCCACGGACGTCCGTGGCACCCGAATGGCCGGACGACGGGTTGGCCGAACCGCGCCGACCCGGAACGTCAGGCCCGTGCACGCACGCCGCACGTCGCGCCTGCAGTACAGTAACCAACTCTTAA